The following proteins are co-located in the Solanum pennellii chromosome 8, SPENNV200 genome:
- the LOC107028566 gene encoding 21 kDa protein-like → MGNHNLHLLIVFLSLQCFLVHNTMAKSAMTSNPAAIKFIKVSCKATLYPVLCVQCLSAFANTVKQSEKQLAHAALSVSLSKAKSTIIFVSKLNKMRGLKPIEKQAVKDCMDTMSDSIDQINKSIPELGHTGQFSNGQDFMWHVSNVQTWVSAALTDESTCLDGFSGPGMNVNVKAALRLRILHVAQVTSNALALVNRFADRHRPSP, encoded by the coding sequence atGGGGAACCATAATCTTCACTTGCTAATAGTATTCTTATCTCTCCAATGTTTTCTTGTTCACAACACCATGGCTAAATCAGCCATGACCTCAAATCCAGCTGCCATTAAATTCATCAAAGTTTCATGTAAAGCCACACTTTACCCTGTTTTATGTGTCCAATGCCTCTCTGCTTTCGCCAACACTGTTAAACAGAGCGAGAAGCAACTAGCTCATGCTGCTTTATCAGTTAGTTTAAGCAAAGCAAAATCCACTATCATATTCGTATCGAAGTTAAATAAAATGAGAGGTCTAAAGCCAATAGAAAAACAAGCAGTCAAGGACTGTATGGATACTATGAGTGATAGTATCGATcagataaacaaatcaattccgGAACTTGGACATACTGGTCAATTTTCAAATGGACAGGATTTCATGTGGCATGTTAGTAATGTACAGACTTGGGTAAGTGCTGCACTTACTGATGAAAGCACTTGTCTTGATGGATTTTCAGGGCCTGGTATGAATGTAAATGTGAAAGCTGCTTTAAGATTAAGAATACTTCATGTTGCACAAGTTACTAGTAATGCACTTGCTTTGGTTAATCGATTTGCGGATCGACACCGGCCTAGTCCTTAA
- the LOC107028567 gene encoding uncharacterized protein LOC107028567 has protein sequence MAAAFSSSFTSSAIGAQFYRPKFVKPKTFVNTIRCAGRLEWDPDGLLGPPQTGHIARLEFQRRLENDAAAREEFERQVREEKERRRVLRESRMIPDTVEGLVEFFLDTEAQEIEFEIARMRPRLNKEFFDHLQVELGKLRFSVNKTQAVEDRLFELEALQKALQEATEAYDKLQADLVATKKNLTEILTSKDVKATLLDLVERNALNRPLLTLLDENIATAHSVNQKQAAEYMEKLRGLVLKYLTV, from the exons ATGGCCGCAGCATTCAGCAGCAGCTTTACTAGTTCCGCCATTGGAGCTCAATTCTACAGGCCCAAATTTGTAAAACCCAAGACTTTTGTAAACACAATTCGCTGTGCTGGTAGACTAGAATGG GATCCAGATGGTTTATTGGGTCCGCCTCAAACGGGTCATATAGCCCGACTCGAGTTCCAGAGACGCCTTGAGAACGATGCTGCAGCCAGAGAAGAATTTGAACGGCAAGTTCGTGAAGAGAAAGAACGTCGCAGAGTTCTTCGTGAG TCACGAATGATTCCGGATACAGTGGAAGGGCTTGTGGAGTTTTTTCTTGACACTGAAGCTCAAGAGATTGAATTTGAGATTGCAAGAATGAGACCACG ATTGAACAAAGAATTCTTTGACCATCTGCAAGTCGAACTTGGAAAGCTGCGCTTTTCTGTAAACAAAACTCAG GCTGTGGAAGACAGATTATTTGAACTGGAAGCACTGCAAAAGGCCCTGCAAGAAGCAACAG AAGCCTATGATAAATTACAAGCAGATCTTGTAGCAACAAAGAAGAACCTAACTGAGATTTTGACTTCAAAGGATGTCAAGGCTACT CTTTTGGATTTGGTTGAGAGGAACGCGCTGAATAGACCCTTGTTGACGCTTCTTGATGAAAACATTGCAACTGCACATAGTGTTAACCAG AAACAAGCAGCAGAATACATGGAAAAGCTGAGAGGACTTGTTCTGAAGTACCTAACAGTATAG
- the LOC107026762 gene encoding lipid transfer-like protein VAS — protein MFSSKFSWLITVAITAALLLATITDAQTTSCASKLVPCAPFLNSTSKPSASCCDPLREAVTKDLQCICKLYENPALLPSLGINVTQVIALLKNCNIPGDVNTCKAGDPSSPSPSKGTSPGKCD, from the exons ATGTTCTCCTCCAAATTCTCGTGGCTAATCACGGTGGCGATCACAGCGGCGCTACTGTTGGCAACCATCACGGATGCCCAAACGACGTCGTGTGCTTCTAAACTAGTCCCCTGTGCACCTTTCCTCAACTCAACGTCGAAACCATCGGCTTCTTGTTGTGACCCACTAAGAGAAGCCGTGACTAAAGATCTTCAATGTATCTGCAAACTTTACGAAAATCCGGCTTTATTGCCTTCTCTCGGTATTAATGTTACTCAAGTTATTGCACTTCTCAAAAACTGTAACATTCCTGGAGATGTTAACACTTGTAAAG CTGGTGATCCAagttctccttctccttctaaAGGAACGTCACCAGGTAAATGTGATTGA
- the LOC107026763 gene encoding lipid transfer-like protein VAS: MLSSKLSWLITAAITAALLSPTTTEAQTPSCASQLVPCAAFLNSTKPPASCCDPLREAVTKDLQCLCKLYENPALLISLGINVTQAIELPKYCNIPGDVTACKAAAPSSSSPSGKTPPVTTPASKDKNGVSTVAWTGMSSLLVLFASFVLA; this comes from the exons ATGCTCTCCTCCAAGCTCTCCTGGTTGATCACGGCGGCGATCACGGCGGCGCTACTGTCGCCAACCACCACAGAGGCACAAACGCCGTCGTGTGCTTCTCAACTTGTCCCCTGTGCAGCTTTCCTCAACTCAACCAAACCACCGGCTTCTTGCTGTGACCCACTAAGAGAAGCCGTGACCAAAGATCTTCAATGTCTCTGCAAACTTTACGAAAATCCCGCTTTGTTGATTTCTCTCGGTATTAACGTTACTCAAGCTATTGAACTTCCTAAGTACTGTAACATCCCTGGCGATGTTACCGCTTGTAAAG CGGCTGCTCCTAGTTCAAGTTCTCCTTCTGGGAAAACGCCACCAG TCACCACCCCAGCTTCAAAAGATAAAAACGGAGTGAGCACGGTTGCATGGACTGGGATGTCAAGCTTACTCGTGCTCTTTGCTTCGTTTGTGCTTGCTTAG
- the LOC107028728 gene encoding FAM10 family protein At4g22670 isoform X2 has translation MDPMKLNQLKQFVEQCKSNPSILSDPSLSFFRDYIENLGAKLPPAAYDTGDYKESHAVDASDDEMDDAENDANMKETVEEEEEPEIIESDIELDESDTVEPDNDEPQKMGDPSVEVTEESRDASQESKAQAMEAISEGKLEDAIEHLTKAVLLNPKSAIMYATRASVYIKMKKPNAAIRDATAALELNPDSAKGYKSRGIARAMLGQWEAAAKDLHVASKLDYDEEISAVLKKVEPNAHRIEEHRRKYDRLRKEREDRKIERERQRRKAEAQAAYEKAKKQEESSSRRAGGMPGGFPGGMPGFPGGMPGGFPGGMPGGFPGGMPGGFPGGMPGSAPGGMPGGMPGAAPGGMPGNMDYSKILNDPELMAAFKDPDVMAALQDVMKNPANLAKHQGNPKIAPIIAKMMGKFAGNN, from the exons ATGGACCCGATGAAGTTGAATCAACTGAAGCAATTCGTCGAACAGTGCAAATCCAATCCTTCCATTCTCTCCGAtccttctctttcatttttccgTGACTACATTGAGAA TCTCGGTGCTAAACTTCCTCCGGCTGCTTATGACACCGGCGATTACAAAGAG TCTCATGCGGTGGATGCGAGTGATGATGAGATGGATGATGCTGAGAATGATGCTAATATGAAAGAGACAGTTGAAGAAGAGGAGGAGCCTGAGATAATTGAATCTGATATTGAGCTTGATGAGAGTGACACTGTGGAACCTGACAATGATGAGCCACAGAAG ATGGGAGACCCTTCTGTGGAGGTGACTGAAGAAAGCCGTGATGCTTCTCAGGAGTCCAAAGCTCAGGCCATGGAAGCAATTTCTGAAG GTAAGCTAGAAGATGCAATTGAGCATCTTACAAAGGCAGTTCTCCTCAATCCTAAATCAGCAATTATGTATGCTACTAGAG CTAGTGTTTATATCAAGATGAAGAAGCCAAACGCTGCCATACGAGATGCAACTGCAGCGTTGGAG TTAAATCCAGATTCTGCTAAAGGTTACAAATCTCGTGGCATTGCCAGAGCCATGCTGGGACAGTGGGAGGCAGCTGCTAAGGATCTTCATGTGGCTTCAAAGCTGGACTATGATGAGGAAATAAGTGCTGTGCTTAAGAAG GTTGAGCCAAATGCACATAGAATTGAAGAACACCGCAGGAAATATGATAGGTTGCGCAAAGAACGAGAAGATAGAAAGATTGAGCGTGAGAGACAACGAAGAAAGGCTGAAGCTCAG GCTGCTTATGAAAAGGCCAAGAAGCAAGAAGAATCATCAAGTAGGAGAGCTGGTGGCATGCCCGGAGGCTTTCCTGGTGGCATGCCTGGATTTCCTGGTGGCATGCCCGGAGGTTTTCCTGGTGGCATGCCCGGAGGCTTTCCAGGTGGCATGCCCGGAGGCTTTCCAGGGGGTATGCCTGGGTCTGCACCTGGAGGAATGCCCGGAGGCATGCCTGGGGCCGCACCTGGAGGAATGCCCGGTAACATGGACTACAGCAAAATACTGAAT GACCCTGAATTAATGGCGGCATTCAAGGATCCAGATGTCATGGCTGCACTGCAAGATG TGATGAAGAACCCAGCTAATTTGGCCAAGCATCAAGGAAATCCTAAGATTGCTCCTATTATTGCAAAAATGATGGGCAAGTTTGCTGGAAATAATTGA
- the LOC107028728 gene encoding FAM10 family protein At4g22670 isoform X1, translating to MDPMKLNQLKQFVEQCKSNPSILSDPSLSFFRDYIENLGAKLPPAAYDTGDYKEKSHAVDASDDEMDDAENDANMKETVEEEEEPEIIESDIELDESDTVEPDNDEPQKMGDPSVEVTEESRDASQESKAQAMEAISEGKLEDAIEHLTKAVLLNPKSAIMYATRASVYIKMKKPNAAIRDATAALELNPDSAKGYKSRGIARAMLGQWEAAAKDLHVASKLDYDEEISAVLKKVEPNAHRIEEHRRKYDRLRKEREDRKIERERQRRKAEAQAAYEKAKKQEESSSRRAGGMPGGFPGGMPGFPGGMPGGFPGGMPGGFPGGMPGGFPGGMPGSAPGGMPGGMPGAAPGGMPGNMDYSKILNDPELMAAFKDPDVMAALQDVMKNPANLAKHQGNPKIAPIIAKMMGKFAGNN from the exons ATGGACCCGATGAAGTTGAATCAACTGAAGCAATTCGTCGAACAGTGCAAATCCAATCCTTCCATTCTCTCCGAtccttctctttcatttttccgTGACTACATTGAGAA TCTCGGTGCTAAACTTCCTCCGGCTGCTTATGACACCGGCGATTACAAAGAG AAGTCTCATGCGGTGGATGCGAGTGATGATGAGATGGATGATGCTGAGAATGATGCTAATATGAAAGAGACAGTTGAAGAAGAGGAGGAGCCTGAGATAATTGAATCTGATATTGAGCTTGATGAGAGTGACACTGTGGAACCTGACAATGATGAGCCACAGAAG ATGGGAGACCCTTCTGTGGAGGTGACTGAAGAAAGCCGTGATGCTTCTCAGGAGTCCAAAGCTCAGGCCATGGAAGCAATTTCTGAAG GTAAGCTAGAAGATGCAATTGAGCATCTTACAAAGGCAGTTCTCCTCAATCCTAAATCAGCAATTATGTATGCTACTAGAG CTAGTGTTTATATCAAGATGAAGAAGCCAAACGCTGCCATACGAGATGCAACTGCAGCGTTGGAG TTAAATCCAGATTCTGCTAAAGGTTACAAATCTCGTGGCATTGCCAGAGCCATGCTGGGACAGTGGGAGGCAGCTGCTAAGGATCTTCATGTGGCTTCAAAGCTGGACTATGATGAGGAAATAAGTGCTGTGCTTAAGAAG GTTGAGCCAAATGCACATAGAATTGAAGAACACCGCAGGAAATATGATAGGTTGCGCAAAGAACGAGAAGATAGAAAGATTGAGCGTGAGAGACAACGAAGAAAGGCTGAAGCTCAG GCTGCTTATGAAAAGGCCAAGAAGCAAGAAGAATCATCAAGTAGGAGAGCTGGTGGCATGCCCGGAGGCTTTCCTGGTGGCATGCCTGGATTTCCTGGTGGCATGCCCGGAGGTTTTCCTGGTGGCATGCCCGGAGGCTTTCCAGGTGGCATGCCCGGAGGCTTTCCAGGGGGTATGCCTGGGTCTGCACCTGGAGGAATGCCCGGAGGCATGCCTGGGGCCGCACCTGGAGGAATGCCCGGTAACATGGACTACAGCAAAATACTGAAT GACCCTGAATTAATGGCGGCATTCAAGGATCCAGATGTCATGGCTGCACTGCAAGATG TGATGAAGAACCCAGCTAATTTGGCCAAGCATCAAGGAAATCCTAAGATTGCTCCTATTATTGCAAAAATGATGGGCAAGTTTGCTGGAAATAATTGA